A window of Brachybacterium fresconis contains these coding sequences:
- a CDS encoding acyltransferase, whose amino-acid sequence MSDTPAYRVAPGADISPDATIGDGSSIWHLAQVREGARLGANCVIGRGAYIGSGVVMGAGCKIQNYALVYEPAELADGVFVGPAAVFTNDHFPRAVAPDLTPKSASDWDAVGVTCETGASIGARAVCVAPVTIGTWAMVAAGATVVHDVPPHALVAGVPARRLAWVGRSGQKLTPAADGTDAWVCPTTGEWYVPDDSTGGLLLASSPQAGAPRPAELLDSDEQDGMSA is encoded by the coding sequence ATGAGTGACACACCCGCGTACCGGGTCGCGCCCGGGGCTGACATCTCGCCGGACGCGACCATCGGGGACGGCAGCTCGATCTGGCATCTCGCCCAGGTGCGGGAAGGGGCCCGCCTCGGCGCGAACTGCGTCATCGGCCGCGGCGCCTACATCGGCAGCGGGGTGGTGATGGGCGCCGGCTGCAAGATCCAGAACTACGCCCTGGTCTACGAGCCGGCCGAGCTCGCCGACGGCGTCTTCGTCGGACCCGCGGCGGTTTTCACCAACGACCACTTCCCCCGCGCCGTCGCTCCCGACCTCACCCCGAAATCGGCCTCGGACTGGGACGCCGTCGGCGTGACCTGCGAGACCGGCGCATCCATCGGTGCCCGCGCCGTCTGCGTGGCGCCGGTGACGATCGGGACCTGGGCCATGGTCGCCGCCGGCGCCACCGTGGTCCACGACGTGCCGCCGCACGCCCTCGTCGCCGGGGTCCCCGCCCGGCGCCTGGCCTGGGTGGGCCGTTCCGGGCAGAAGCTCACCCCCGCCGCCGACGGCACCGACGCCTGGGTCTGCCCCACCACCGGCGAGTGGTACGTCCCCGACGACTCCACCGGCGGACTGCTGCTCGCCTCCTCACCGCAGGCCGGTGCTCCCCGCCCGGCCGAGCTCCTCGACTCCGACGAACAGGATGGAATGTCCGCATGA